From a single Larimichthys crocea isolate SSNF chromosome XIII, L_crocea_2.0, whole genome shotgun sequence genomic region:
- the LOC104931628 gene encoding cathepsin S: MFRSLIFTIICGLAAAVANSELDQHWELWKKMHNKTYSHQIEELGRRRIWESNLEMINVHNLETSMGLHTYELAMNHLGDLTTEEITSMLTGIVVPSDLEKSPSNFDRINISLPPALDWRDKGLVTDVKMQGSCGSCWAFSAVGALEGQLKKSTGVLMSLSPQNLVDCSLNYGNHGCNGGFMTYAFQYVKEKGINSDVAYPYIGRCGQCKYKPEYRATNCKSYAMLPKGNESALKKAVAKIGPISVAIDASRPNFAFYHHGVYKDHTCTHHVNHGVLVVGYGRERGHDYWLVKNSWGTRYGDEGYIKMARNRHNQCGIALYASYPIM, translated from the exons ATGTTTCGGAGCCTGATTTTCACCATCATTTGTGGATTGGCAGCGGCCGTTGCCAATTCAGAACTGGACCAACACTGGGAGCTATGGAAGAAGATGCACAATAAAACCTATTCTCACCAG ATTGAGGAGCTAGGTCGCAGGCGGATATGGGAATCAAACCTGGAAATGATTAATGTCCATAACCTGGAAACCTCCATGGGCCTACACACCTATGAGCTAGCAATGAATCACCTGGGAGACCTG ACCACAGAGGAGATCACGAGCATGTTGACTGGCATCGTCGTGCCCTCTGATCTGGAGAAGAGTCCTTCCAATTTTGACCGGATTAACATCTCTCTACCACCAGCACTGGACTGGAGGGATAAAGGTCTGGTAACTGATGTCAAAATGCAG GGTTCCTGTGGCTCTTGTTGGGCCTTCAGTGCAGTTGGTGCTCTGGAAGGGCAACTCAAGAAGTCCACAGGTGTCCTGATGTCCCTCAGTCCTCAGAACTTGGTAGATTGCTCCCTTAATTACGGAAATCATGGCTGCAATGGTGGTTTCATGACATACGCCTTCCAATATGTCAAGGAAAAAGGCATAAATTCGGATGTAGCCTACCCCTACATAGGCAGG TGTGGTCAATGCAAGTATAAACCAGAGTATCGGGCTACCAACTGCAAAAGCTATGCCATGTTACCGAAGGGTAACGAATCTGCACTGAAAAAAGCTGTAGCCAAAATCGGCCCCATCTCTGTAGCAATTGATGCCTCCAGACCCAATTTTGCATTCTACCATCACG GTGTGTACAAGGACCACACATGCACCCACCATGTGAACCATGGCGTGCTAGTTGTGGGCTAtggcagagagaggggacacGACTACTGGCTGGTCAAAAACAG TTGGGGCACAAGGTATGGAGATGAAGGCTACATAAAGATGGCTCGGAACAGACACAACCAGTGTGGCATTGCTCTCTATGCTAGTTACCCCATCATGTGA
- the LOC104931629 gene encoding cathepsin L1, producing MHVLCGLLLSASLVLGHSSPALNRVWDEWTTQHRKAYDNQTEIAFRRAVWEKNMQLVLRHNQEASAGKHSFTMGLNHLADMTADEVNEMLNGLKLEEPVHFSNGTFKEVSGSPIPQSVDWRKHGLVSPVQNQGLCGSCWAFSSVGALEGQMKKRAGVLVPLSPQNLVDCSTFDGNLGCKGGYISKAYRYIIRNGGIDSENFYPYEHKNGKCRYSVKGKAGHCSDFHILPQGDERTLQEVVASVGPVSVAVDARLPSFHLYRGGLYNEANCNPRFINHAVLVVGYGTDRGQDFWLVKNSWGTAWGEQGFIRIARNKKNLCGVASFAVYPTV from the exons ATGCATGTTTTGTGTGGCCTGTTGCTTTCGGCCTCTCTGGTCCTCGGCCACTCTTCACCTGCCTTAAACAGAGTGTGGGACGAGTGGACAACCCAACATCGCAAGGCTTATGACAATCAG actgAGATCGCTTTCAGGAGAGCAGTATGGGAGAAGAACATGCAGTTGGTGTTGAGACACAACCAGGAGGcctcagcaggaaaacacagcttCACAATGGGACTCAATCATCTGGCTGACATG ACCGCTGATGAAGTCAATGAGATGCTGAATGGCCTGAAACTGGAGGAGCCAGTTCATTTCAGCAATGGCACTTTTAAGGAAGTGAGCGGCTCACCGATACCTCAGAGCGTGGACTGGAGGAAGCACGGGCTGGTCAGTCCAGTCCAGAACCAG ggGTTATGTGGCTCCTGCTGGGCCTTTAGCTCTGTGGGAGCTCTTGAGGGTCAGATGAAGAAGCGAGCAGGTGTCCTTGTTCCTCTGAGCCCACAGAACCTGGTGGACTGCAGCACCTTCGATGGAAACCTCGGCTGTAAGGGAGGCTACATCTCTAAAGCCTACAGATACATCATCCGCAATGGAGGCATTGACTCAGAGAACTTTTACCCCTATGAACACAAG AACGGGAAATGTCGGTATTCCGTCAAGGGAAAGGCCGGCCACTGCTCTGATTTCCACATCCTCCCACAAGGAGATGAGAGGACTCTGCAGGAAGTAGTGGCTTCAGTGGGACCGGTCTCAGTTGCAGTGGACGCCAGGCTGCCATCTTTTCATCTCTACAGAGGAG GTTTATACAACGAAGCCAACTGCAACCCAAGGTTCATAAATCACGCTGTCCTTGTTGTGGGCTACGGCACAGACAGAGGACAAGACTTCTGGCTCGTGAAAAACAG TTGGGGAACTGCGTGGGGAGAACAAGGATTCATTCGAATTGCCAGAAACAAGAAGAATCTCTGCGGCGTTGCCAGCTTTGCAGTCTATCCTACTGTGTGA